The Desulfonatronum thiosulfatophilum DNA segment CACAATGCTCCAGTTGAGTGATGCGCACACCGTACAGATTTCCGGATTCTTTCGAGCCCAGCTCATGAGCGCTTCATTGTCCGGAAGACGCGGCAGGCGGAGATGGGGATGCTTCGCAAGGTGGAGAGAAACCGCGGTCTTCAGGCCGCTGAAGCTGAAGTTGAGATTCTTGTTGTCCAGATAGGGTCTGGGAAACATCCGAGGATCCGGTTCGGCCATGGCGGCCAGGGCATCAATGAAGCGGCCGCCGGGGTAGGGCATGTTGAGCATGGATGCCGTCTTGTCCAAGGCTTCCCCGGCAGCGTCATCCAGGCTTCGTCCCAAGAGTTCAAACTCGCTTGGTGAAATAACCCTGTACAGATGGGTATGTCCTCCGGAAACCAAGAGCCCGAGGGCCGGGAAGACGATGTCCTGCTCAAGTCCGGCAGCAAGAAGATGTGCGTGGAGATGGTTCACTCCGACCAGCGGAACGTTCAGAGATAAAGCCAGTCCTTTTGCCATGCCCATTCCAACCAGCAAACTTCCCATAAGCCCAGGCCCCCGGGCCGCGGCCACAACCTGGACGTCGTGGATGTTCCTGCCGGTGCGTTCCAATAAGCGGGCCAGGAGAAAAGGTAGTGAGGTGAGGTGTCGCCGGGAGGCCAGTTCCGGGACAACGCCTCCGAAAAGGGCGTGTACCGCCTCCTGAGAATGCAGGCACTCATCGAGCAACCGGCCATCCTCTACCAGGGCCAGCGCGGATTCGTCGCAGGAAGTCTCAATACCGAGACAGAGCACGATGGGCAGCCTCGCTACGCACCGGAAGCAGCGCCGGCGCGCATGAATTTTTCAACCTGGAGAACATCCAGCTTGGAGCCGATGACCAGAGGCACGCGTTCATGCAGTTCTTTTGGTTGCAGATCGAGAATTCGATTGATGCCGTCCGTGGCCATGCCGCCGGCCTGCTCGACAATCATGGCCAGTGGATTGGCTTCACACATCAGACGCAGCTTGCCGTGGGAACATGCGGGGTCCTTGGTGTCAGCCGGGTAAAGGAATATTCCGCCGTAGAGGAGGTTGCGGTGAAAATCCGCCACCAGGGAGCCGATGTACCGTGAACGGT contains these protein-coding regions:
- the tsaD gene encoding tRNA (adenosine(37)-N6)-threonylcarbamoyltransferase complex transferase subunit TsaD; its protein translation is MLCLGIETSCDESALALVEDGRLLDECLHSQEAVHALFGGVVPELASRRHLTSLPFLLARLLERTGRNIHDVQVVAAARGPGLMGSLLVGMGMAKGLALSLNVPLVGVNHLHAHLLAAGLEQDIVFPALGLLVSGGHTHLYRVISPSEFELLGRSLDDAAGEALDKTASMLNMPYPGGRFIDALAAMAEPDPRMFPRPYLDNKNLNFSFSGLKTAVSLHLAKHPHLRLPRLPDNEALMSWARKNPEICTVCASLNWSIVEALRIKIERELDLGYPYRSLIAAGGVAANSMLRGILRKTAEQRSLPLILPSATLCTDNAAMIGYMGWLLATAGWSHDLNVEAVPRGKPIPWDYHVQCARLDSSCTRN